The Magnolia sinica isolate HGM2019 chromosome 3, MsV1, whole genome shotgun sequence genome includes the window cacgaacataaaccaatacaaaacttttttaatcatatgaatgtttcaacggtggtcactaaatcctcactgtttcctgtcatgtggctcatttaatatttggatcctcctcattttttgttgaatgtcctagaatgattttgaaaaacggatggacgggttggatttatcacaaacatcatagtaggccctacACAGAATCCTAGCACATGATCTTCCAACAATGAAATGCTCGCACATAAATTGTTTAaggccctataaaatttcccgatttatttaaaattttcaccgtCCGACGAATAATGTGCCGCTAGTactcgagcgtatagtaccttttatatatatatatatatatatatataggggtcgtttggcaccatggatttgaggggatttcaaatcccctagttgtttggcagcataaagtaaccagGGGTTTCATATCGGGTTTGAAATTCAATGTGAGAGTTGGATTACACCCGAAATCCTTTCAATAATTGcctgtgtaatatgtgtgtcaccatattattattttattgggtacatggcccactaatgatatccaaaaacaattagattatcaattgcatcactataattacctTAATataatgatcagcaccgtccaaacattgtctatgtaaataaacggttaaaaatcgttagtTAGTCACTTGAACATGATCTTGTTcctgtggcccatccaagacttggaatttcatcattttcgggcaaagcatatatttcagcgggcttattacaaccattgtatcaaaaattacatatgtcactaattatagatattaaagttgatttaataattaaattcaaatccaggtaaatataccatgcatagctacttttggactATGGTTGATTCTTAATCCAGGGTGTCAAACACAATATCCAGGAGGTTCCAAATCCATCCTCCCAAACAGGCACTTGGTGTTGAAACTCTAGTGAGTCTACGACACACTACAATTTTTTGTTCAAACTTCTAGTAGTTTTTTACATTTTTCAAGAAGTCCTCCCCAGCTTTTTCTAAATAATTCACCTCGAAAAAGTAAAgacctaaaaatataaaatagaatTATAGACTCTTTCAAAATTTCCCAAGAAGTCTAGGGCTGTATGATCTTCGAAAAATCCATCCCCTAATTTCTAGGATTTTTGAGAAATGTTAGAGTTGGCCAAGAATACTTTAGGAAATGATTAGATTAAGTTTGGTTAATAAACACCTTGGACTTGAAGGCAAATGGATGTGTTTCGAATTCAAGTAGCCAATTTTTGCATTTGGCAGTCTTAGATACAGTAATAAATGGCTTCAGAGGTATTTCAAATGCTAGAGGTATTTGAAATGCTACCTTTGgtgtgttttaaaatatcaatgAAAGGACGTGATTATGGAATAATCCAAAGTAAATGtctttttagctcattttaataGGCAAAAGAGTTGTCCGTGTAACAAAGGTGTCGCAAGACTATTAATTCGTTATACATATGATGTGTTGATGATACCCAACCATCCAGACGTTGGACATATAAATGGACTGGTAGAAAATGTTAGTGacttgcttgtttgtgatccttaaaTTTATGGCTCACCCAAGGCTTGGAATTTACTCATTttttgccaaagtatatatttcaatgtggGTGTACACGCTCTCAAGAATTCCAATACATTTCAACCAAATAGAGCTGAGGATTCGGAATCACCTTCGTTCCAATGTAATTGGGGAATGAAATTCCCAATGaaggtttttaaaaaatgaaaatgtgaCCAAACTTTTTTTTGTAAAAACCAGAATTATTGAGTCAAGGAATATGAAACTAACAACCAAACAGCCTTTTAGTGAATCAATCAAACAAAATTTAATATTTTCCTAGAAAATACTAAAAACATAAGAACCAGGGAATGAATTCCCCGGCAACCTAACAGGCCTTTCATGGATCAACCACCATTAGATTTTTGTTTAGGGCCCAAGTCCAGCTCTCCTTGGGCAGATTTTGGGCCAAGCCTCAAGACCCGTAGCTAGGACCCACCTCCTTTAGCCTGATCATTAGTGGGCTGTACACGGTCTTGTATCTGACTAAAGGCTGATAAATAGGCCTAGCCCAGTCCAACTTATTTAATAGTGGTGGGCTGATTAATTAAATTGTAAGCAGGCAAGACCAGAGCTCGATTGAGGCTGGAACTGGCCTACAGTCGGGTCCTTGGCTCATTGACTGGACTTTGCCTCCTCTGGCGAAtaaagctttagatctacttgccACACTCGAAGTAACCTCTTGCCTATGGATCATAATCTAAAAATTAAAGCAAACATCTTGTCTGAACCGCCTCACTCAATGGACGGCTCACCAAAAAAGCTTTATTCAATAGTCCAAATTGGAGGATGAATATCCATCAATCAGATATTAGAAACCTTCAATCAATCAAAAACCGTCTTGTCCTACAAGACATCCAGTCCATTTACCATAGCTCAATAATTACACATTCGACCCTAACCTCTGATCAGTGGCTACAAATGGATTGTTGTGCCCAACATAACTCATCCAATGGACGGGTGTAGTTTTCGGGTTACCGGCCCAACCAATGAATCCAGCAGCCCAACATGCATACGGTTATAGATTCACGCACAGGAAATGATACAATACCTCACACGTTTGGTAATTACTGTCCAATGTGGTTTACATCACTTGGGAAGGAATCTAAGCATGAAAGTGAGATTTGATTAGGATTTTCTTCCCACCAAAATTTCCCCATCTTACCAACAGCAAGGCCTATCGTATGATGTTACCATACAACAGGAGGTATTGTATTATTTCCCTTCACTCATGGAGAAATACAAGAATTCACGTCACAGAAAACAAGGACACTTGGATGCTTACAAAGCCAATTTACATCTTGAACGCATATGATTGTCATAACAATTccccaaatatcataaaattcccATTCTCTAAAATCATAATAGCCTAACAGTTAATCTAATGATATCCCATCTGCAGTCTGTCTTTTGGTCACAATCAGAAAATGTCCTCCAGATCATTAAAACACCCTATGTGCAATATGCTTCTTACCTTTCCACCATTAAATGTCTAACCTTGGCCTTTGCTCCATCAAACCGTTCTAATCTTTTCAATGCTGCAGACTACGGTCCCTGTGCAACGCATTCTGGACCACTCCCAGTCCAAAAATAGCGAGCAGAAAATAAAAAACCAGCTCCCAGTTTATTTCATTCCAAAGAAAATCAACCAAATCAAAATGCAATCCAATCCACTCCTTCGAATACGTGATTGTGTAGGGAAACCGGCGATGCCAAATGCTCCAAGAGACTGGACATAATCCCCACCACCATTCCATCTATTTCCACAGTTTAACGGATTTGTCATGGCTAGCAGAGGCGACCATCCCAGTAACTCGTGATTGTGCCAATGCAGCGATCAGGCCATCGTGTGCAGGAACTGTCATGCTTTTGTTTTCTGCCATGTTCCACAACTCCAAAGACTGCAGCCATTGTCAAAACAAACAGAATCAGCAATGTATTTCACATCCTACCCACAGCAATCAGCAAGTCACAAttcatttttcctatttttcttatGAGCTTTGTAATGTTTTGGCAGGCCATGTCTGCTGCTGCTTGAGAAAGAGACCTATCTACACTTCCAAAAAAGTCAAAATGCCAACATGCTCTAAGCTTAGAAAACTTGAAACCAGATAATAAGTTTCCTATGATGTGTTTCAGGTCAGACAGAATTTCAGACAATCGAAGGAGATCAGCTGGCTTTTCTAACACCCTAATGAACTCGATGAGTACTAGAAACAACTCCAAACACACACCACAGAGGAGCTCTTAAAACTAGAAAAGGAGAAGGATTGTTGTATTCAATTTTATGAGACTCGGACTATTATTTCCAATAACTTTCAGTCTAAAAGTTCAATAATTCATTACCATTAGTAGCACTATTTCCTGTCATCATAAGAGAGGACTTGAATAAGGAATACCTGGTACCCCCCAATAATTAAAAGGGTGGGATAACTAGGATGAAAAACGCAAGAATGGAACTTGTTCCCATTGGAGCTGAGCTCGTGAACGCACTCCCCTCCAGATAGTGACCATACCCTCACAGAGTCCTGGCTGACTGATGCTAAATATTCTCCATTCACATCCCAGCAAATGGAGTGCACCTCTTTAGTGTGCCCCTGCAAGCAAAGTTGCATGATAAATACAATAAACAGAGCCCCTGCAAGCAAAGTTGCATGATAAATACAATAAACAGAGATTCCGTTACATCTCTCAAAGATAGATATATTAGATAGATACAAATATATCATATAGTTTTTCTTTATAGAAAATACCGCTAGAATACTAGCATATCCATGTACCTGTAGTGAGTATGTCTGCCTATCTTTCTCAATATCAAAAATAGAGACCACATTTTCCGCTGCTGCTGCCAGAAGATGCCCAGTTCTAGGCTGAAATCTTACCTGTGCTGTACCACCCTGAGCCATTGAGTATAACTATTCAGAACAAAGATAACAAACCCAGATCCCTTACCAAGAGGGTGAAGGGGCAGAAAAtcgtaaaaaaagaaaagaaaagaaaaaagttaaaGAGGGTTGGAAACCAGCCTTAGTAACACGTGTGCTTGAATACTGGCCGATATTCCAGAAACGAAGTTCACCGTTACCATCACATGAGCAGAAAACTTCTGTCTTAGTTGGATGGAAATCGAGTGACATCACAGGTGAACCATGTCCGGTATATGAATTCAAGCAATAGCTTGGCTGCAAAGCATAAAATATAAGTTCAGAAATTCAGTATTCGTGGTGTTGAGTTTTTCTAGTGTAGGCATATGACTGAGATTTGTAGTGGGAAACGATAattaagagaatataaaatggtGTAGAAAAGGTTTGAATTACTACATCAGTTAGCCATAAAGAATGTATGGTTTCAATTAAGACATTACAGAATACTCAAACAAGCCAATTAAGATATTACACAGGAAACATGTAATGAGCATGTATAGAGGGATGAAAATACTCGGGGAAGAACagaatatataacataatattacCTCTGCTGCATTCCATAGCCGGATAGTTCTATCAAAGGAAGACGTTGCCAGCTGATTTGAATTTGGCCTAAAACGCACGTCTGTAATAATAAGAGAGTGTTCTTCAGGAGTGCTCACTGTCTCTAGAGTGTCCATGTTCCAAAGAACGGCCTGGTGACATGAAGCACAGAGTAATCACTATAAGTGCCTGTCATCTCTAGCCAGCGTACTCAAAACCTAGCATGATCTTCATTGAATTTATTTCTGACAAGTAAAAAGGCATGCCCCAGTGCACATGCTACAGGCATATGCACATGCACTGCAAATGTCAACATAGCACAAGAGGGGGACAAGTGAGGCATGAATAAAGTGGACCCAAGTAAAGATGAACTGATGCAAAAGTCAAGCAGTTCCACACATCAGGCAGCACACACccatctgaaaagaatgaatggtCTTTCAAAAATATGCCAACATTTTATGTTGaatcacgtggcccacctgatttttgcatCAGAAAATCTTTACGGCTAGGCTCACATAATAGGCTCCAGGCTGCCATGTGTAAAACCGCATGTGGGGGAGTGGTGTGTGTAGGGCTAGTAAACATGAAGAAAATAATAGTGCTTCTCTCCCATCGAGGTAATTTGTGTGATATCCTCACTACTTACAGTGAAAACAACATATCTTATAAATCCTATTATTTCAATGGTCCAGAAGGTATGGAATATTAGTTAAGGGGAGCTCTTTTGCCCCTACAGCTTGAACATATATTAGCATACATGTCCCAACATGTTCATAGATCAGACATGGATACATACATCAGTATCATACATGCAGAAAAGGTGTATAAGTAGTATCAAATGGTGATCCTCATAAACCTGTAAATTGTATCAGTAAATAGTAGCATAAAATGGGAAAAATGTACTAAATAAAGGCATGCAGTAAATCAGATAAAgagcatagtttttttttttttttgaaagatataaATAGCTTAGTAGTGACACAAGATAACAGGAAAAATGACAAGGTTTTTCCTAGTAGCCATATCAAGGTGCGTCTGAGTGCTCCAAGTGCATCTCCGACGAGCCAGTAAGTCAAACAATGGAGTGTTTCTTGTCCACAATTCCAACAACAGAATGCTGATATTAAATAGCTACCCTGCATTACCTTCTTCTCATGCCCAGCACTAGCCAACAATTTTCCATCTGAAGAGAAATGGCAGCAGACAACTTTGCTATTGCTTGTACGAATACATCCAACTTCACTGAAGGAAAAACCTGAAATAGAGAATAAGAACATggatttagtttttctttttctttctggcAAAGATTTATTTATTAAAGCCAAAAAAGCAGAGATGATGAGGGGTCATCCCACAACAAAATGAGGAGAATTAAAACCCCAAGAAACATTGTATGAATCCATGTTACAGTTAGGTCTGCGACTTGGGTTCGGGTCAACTGAATGACCgaacccaattgacccaacccgagttcTGGTTGGCTTGGGTTGGGTTGTCAAAGGTAGATTGGATTCAGGTTGGAAAACACCAAACCGATCTGAATTCAGGTTCGGTTCAAGTCGAGCAAATTCAGATGGGGTTAGGCCGGGTTGggaattatcacatgtatttggtcGGCTTGACGTTGGGCTGGGTCAGATTCGGTTTGGGTTGGGGACCTGGGGTTGGAATTAGGGCTGGGTCAGGttgcaggttgggtcctcttgaggtcaggttgGGCTCGGATTGACCCTCAACACGACCCCGCCTGACCAAGCTGCACCCCAATTTACAATGGCTTCAGCTATTTGCAGTGCCTGTCCAAAAATGACATAAAAGAAAATCAATTACCCTTTGAAGACTCTGTATTGTGCTCTGTTGGACTTCTTTTTAATGTACCAAATATGTCCCTTGCATCTCCATCGTCATGTGACAGGAACGATTCCACATTATCATCCAAGGAACCAACATCTCCAAAATGTTCCATGTCCTCCTGCCATGTGAAATGACAAGAGGTAAGAGATGATCAGATAGAAATTAATGCGTGTGGCATGTTTCCAGGTTATGTAAAtaagagaaattttgaaattGGATACCAGCTGATTTGAAGATGATGCAAGTCCGGCAGTTCCATCTGGAACATACATCATTGAACTTTTAGACATGCTGTTAACATGTGGCAAATTTGCTGCCATTGGCACTCCTTCACCAGGTGTATGAgtggtggatggagtggatggtgCGGAGTTAGAAGGGCCAACAGTATTTCCTGTACCAGTGCTGTTCGCAGCTCCAGAAGAAGTAGGTTGTCTCCTTTTTTTGTTATTCTGACATTAAAACCAAAGACAACCAGATTTAAAGAAATTGAATAGCCTGAAAAGAGAAACCGACTCCAAAGGAATTGAACTGAACAAGAAgcgaaagagaaaaataaaaagagacgCCAAAAGGAATCTCTAGACGACAACCTGCTGCAGTTGCTGCAGTTGAATCTGGTCCTGTTGCTGATGAACTGAGGGCTGCTGCTGCATCTGGGCCATCTTCATCTAATTAAAAAACCATCAGACACTTGGAAATATGTCAATAAATGACAGCTGATACCATTCGGCTACCAGACACTTAGCAAGATGTCAAATAAACGACAGCCAATACCAATTCAGCTACCAAACCAGCACATGCTGACTTGTTAATTTGATTTGTTAAATGCTAGGAAAATGAGATATCCAAATCCAAGATATTTCTAGATACACCATCAGAAAAACATTGCCTTTGATGCAAGACAAGGACAGACTAATGAATTGTGTGCATGCAAATGTCCATGCAGAAGCACGCTCAGCTGGATTACTCATATATCTATGCACAAGTGTACTTGCATGTTCAAATCAACACCCATGTATAAGCATGGGTCCAGGAATACATGCATATGGACATGCACTTCACAAAGAGTGGGGTAGGTATTTTACGTTGTACGTGACAGCTATGTAACTCGAACAAAGACGatgatgcaggacacatgcatGTGGATAAACGGGGAAGTGAGATCAATCAGCAtattaaattaaataatcaaaatcacaaatcacACCAAAATCATCAAATATCTCAAGAATCCAACATGaaactatgaatagtctaggctACAATTAACAAATTACACCATGCATGATCATTGAATACTAGAaattaggatctaatggatgtgagAACACGCAAATAGCATAGGAATAAGCCTATTTCAAAAGGGAGGAACTATTACTACCTAGGGTTTGCTCAATTAGAATATAAGCTAACCTAGGGTTCAAGGAATTTGGGAAAAAGGTAAAATTAGGGTTTAGACAGTTCAATTAGCTTAGGGATTTTCGGGCTTGGGCCTCATTTGAGGGGAATTAGGGATTTGAGTGGTTGGAGGATTTGGGTTTTAGGCTAATTAGGGAAATTAGCATTCTAGGGTTTGgaagatttggggaaaattgagaAGTAGGGaatctagggttaggtttagggttttagaaaGGGATTCAGGGGTTTTGATGTGGGGTAAGAGAGAATCCAAAAGGGAAAAGGGCCAGACCGTACGACCAGCATAAGGGCTAGCACATGTGGTAGTATGGTCATAAGTGTGGATCGTTGGCTAGGATTTTGGAGTCCTCAATTGTTGGGTtcggttggggttgaagttggatgatgaaaaattaaagaaaatgattatttggatggttttggatggGAAGGGAAGAAAAAAAGATGAAGTTCTGAGAAAATATCTCTTTTATATAGAAAGGTGATGTAGAACAATTAATGACTTGCTCTAAAATCTCGAATTACTAGAGCATAgcgaatcaatccttttatctcatagcccaagccccacgtcccatgggttaggatctcggccgaaacccccctcgtgagccccacttcacatgggttccgcttcacacgggtggggcccgcctcacacaagccacctgcctcacaaggccacccaccccgagtgtgccattgcatcccacaggccatccCACTCGAGcacagtgtgaaaatgcccctgcattaatcacccctaataaggaatctcgaacacgagatctccccctctgataccaatttgatgtaggaccgatgcatgaactcaaatattgtgtgagatcaaccatcaaaattaaattaattaataaaaatcacaaaacTCGCTACCATCATTATAAATGCCAAAATTCCAAAAGGAGATCAAAGCATAATTGAAGTCTAGGTTACCAAGCATCATCATACAAGACCATTAAATAAGGAAAActatgatctaatggatgtagggacatccaaatagcatagggtaAGCCTATTTCCAAAAGAGAATGTCTAATACTATCGATggtgaaattagggtttagggaaattgGGAAAAAACTTGGAATTAGGGATAATGGAGTAGATTGGGTAAGTGCTTGAGAGGTTTGGTTATTAGGATAAGAGAATTAAGGTTTTGGATTGAGGGAATGTAGGGATTTGGGTTCAACTAAAGGTTGTGAAGAACTAGGGTTTACTAATTTGGGGAAATATGAAGATTTTGGAtttctaggtttagggttagggtttggaaagaGAAGGTAAGGTTTTGTGGTATGAGTGATGGAAAACCAAATGAGCAAGGGTGGGGCCATACCACCAACCCtgtgggttcacacgtgtggccataCGAGCACACGTGTGGACCAAGTAAGTAGGGTTTTGGTTTTCTAGG containing:
- the LOC131240499 gene encoding transcriptional corepressor LEUNIG_HOMOLOG-like isoform X1 — protein: MAQQSNWEADKMLDVYIYDYLLKRNLHASAKAFMNEGKVAADPVAIDAPGGFLFEWWSVFWDIFIARTNEKHSEVAAAYIEAQQIKAREQQQHQLQMQQLQFMQQRHAQLQRRDANHPSLSGPINAIISEGMLGQSTASVLAAKMYEERMKHPHSMESESSPQLMDASRMALLKSATNHPGQLVQGNPGSVSAALQQIQARTQQTTDIKGDVNLGVTQRSLPMDPSSIYGQGVMQSKPGLGGAGLNQGVSGLPLKGWPLTGIDQLRPNLGPQAQKPFLQTTNQFQLLTPHQQQQLLAQAQAQGNLGSSPNYGDVDPRRFRVRGSLNGKDGQPTGTDGSIGSPIQSSSPKVRVGSQDQTELFMKMKMAQMQQQPSVHQQQDQIQLQQLQQNNKKRRQPTSSGAANSTGTGNTVGPSNSAPSTPSTTHTPGEGVPMAANLPHVNSMSKSSMMYVPDGTAGLASSSNQLEDMEHFGDVGSLDDNVESFLSHDDGDARDIFGTLKRSPTEHNTESSKGFSFSEVGCIRTSNSKVVCCHFSSDGKLLASAGHEKKAVLWNMDTLETVSTPEEHSLIITDVRFRPNSNQLATSSFDRTIRLWNAAEPSYCLNSYTGHGSPVMSLDFHPTKTEVFCSCDGNGELRFWNIGQYSSTRVTKGGTAQVRFQPRTGHLLAAAAENVVSIFDIEKDRQTYSLQGHTKEVHSICWDVNGEYLASVSQDSVRVWSLSGGECVHELSSNGNKFHSCVFHPSYPTLLIIGGYQSLELWNMAENKSMTVPAHDGLIAALAQSRVTGMVASASHDKSVKLWK
- the LOC131240499 gene encoding transcriptional corepressor LEUNIG_HOMOLOG-like isoform X2; this translates as MAQQSNWEADKMLDVYIYDYLLKRNLHASAKAFMNEGKVAADPVAIDAPGGFLFEWWSVFWDIFIARTNEKHSEVAAAYIEAQQIKAREQQQHQLQMQQLQFMQQRHAQLQRRDANHPSLSGPINAIISEGMLGQSTASVLAAKMYEERMKHPHSMESESSPQLMDASRMALLKSATNHPGQLVQGNPGSVSAALQQIQDIKGDVNLGVTQRSLPMDPSSIYGQGVMQSKPGLGGAGLNQGVSGLPLKGWPLTGIDQLRPNLGPQAQKPFLQTTNQFQLLTPHQQQQLLAQAQAQGNLGSSPNYGDVDPRRFRVRGSLNGKDGQPTGTDGSIGSPIQSSSPKVRVGSQDQTELFMKMKMAQMQQQPSVHQQQDQIQLQQLQQNNKKRRQPTSSGAANSTGTGNTVGPSNSAPSTPSTTHTPGEGVPMAANLPHVNSMSKSSMMYVPDGTAGLASSSNQLEDMEHFGDVGSLDDNVESFLSHDDGDARDIFGTLKRSPTEHNTESSKGFSFSEVGCIRTSNSKVVCCHFSSDGKLLASAGHEKKAVLWNMDTLETVSTPEEHSLIITDVRFRPNSNQLATSSFDRTIRLWNAAEPSYCLNSYTGHGSPVMSLDFHPTKTEVFCSCDGNGELRFWNIGQYSSTRVTKGGTAQVRFQPRTGHLLAAAAENVVSIFDIEKDRQTYSLQGHTKEVHSICWDVNGEYLASVSQDSVRVWSLSGGECVHELSSNGNKFHSCVFHPSYPTLLIIGGYQSLELWNMAENKSMTVPAHDGLIAALAQSRVTGMVASASHDKSVKLWK